One part of the Glycine soja cultivar W05 chromosome 11, ASM419377v2, whole genome shotgun sequence genome encodes these proteins:
- the LOC114375666 gene encoding ras-related protein RHN1-like isoform X2, producing MGTGKTSIALRFVKGHFFPNQEPTIGAAFFTQILSLSEATVKFDVWDTAGQERYHSLAPMYYRGAAAAIVVYDISSVDTFVRAKKMGSGIANTCEETSTRNGSKETHEGRPKRNATRPTYMNDYST from the exons ATGGGAACTGGAAAGACCAGTATAGCACTGAGATTTGTAAAAGGCCATTTCTTTCCTAACCAG GAACCAACCATAGGAGCTGCTTTTTTCACTCAAATATTGTCATTATCTGAAGCAACTGTGAAGTTCGATGTATGGGACACAGCCGGACAGGAACGTTATCATAGTTTGGCTCCTATGTACTACCGTGGTGCAGCAGCAGCAATTGTTGTCTATGACATCTCAAGCGTT GATACATTTGTTCGAGCCAAAAAAATGGGTTCAGGAATTGCAAACACATG TGAGGAAACCAGCACTAGAAATGGCAGCAAGGAAACCCACGAAGGGAGGCCCAAGAGGAATGCTACAAGACCCACTTACATGAACGATTACAGCACCTAG
- the LOC114375908 gene encoding nitrate regulatory gene2 protein-like, with translation MGCNQSKIENEEAVARCKERKRFMKDSVSSRNAFAAAHSSYATCLKNTGAALGDFAHGEVQNPQLHSNDNNTTSSSSSYVPAPQPFEIPLPPPPLPDFSPAQPLQRAASMPEIKINNPDSRPRPEPVTTIIEEDDEEDKELENEGSLRKRRSNRVNSNNRRVPEEEQQRQPPPPSSKQPDHVTHHHHHSSMAPDTQSGAWEYFFPSMENIAGTSLNAAEEDAVHKVHEIERKVFEEKPSRVVLEEDEAVTPVRKVQVPEPEPEPKPQPDPEPEPLNVPEEMMETPVSMKMKQTPSSVDGKRIVVQRSVNLLQIFANLDDHFLKASEAAHEVSKMLEATRLHYHSNFADNRGHIDHSARVMRVITWNRSFKGIPNLDDGKDDFDSDEHETHATILDKLLAWEKKLYDEVKAGELMKFEYQRKVAALNKLKKRGTHSEALEKAKAVVSHLHTRYIVDMQSLDSTVSEINRLRDEQLYPRLIQLVDGMATMWKTMLEHHVKQSDTVTSLRNLDISQSPKTTSEHHYDRTYQLVLVVQQWHSHFEKLVNHQKGYIKALNTWLKLNIIPIESNLKEKVSSPPRVRSPPIQGLLNAWNDRLDKLPDELARTAIGNFVNVIETIYHQQEEEIALKRKCEDTRKELSRKTRQFEDWYNKYMQKKIPDEYNPDRAEDANAPDEVVTERQFAVELVKKRLEDEEEAYARQCLQVRQKTLGSLKNRMPELFRAMSDFSLECSRMYSELRSISQHLGQSSS, from the exons ATGGGTTGCAATCAATCCAAGATCGAGAACGAGGAAGCGGTGGCGCGATGCAAGGAGCGGAAGCGCTTCATGAAGGACTCCGTGTCCTCCCGCAACGCCTTCGCCGCCGCCCACTCCTCCTACGCCACCTGCCTCAAGAACACCGGCGCCGCCCTTGGCGACTTCGCCCATGGCGAGGTCCAAAACCCTCAATTACACTCAAACGACAACAACACCACCAGCAGCAGCTCCTCCTACGTGCCGGCCCCACAGCCCTTCGAGATTCCTCTCCCGCCGCCCCCTCTCCCCGATTTCTCCCCCGCCCAACCTCTCCAGCGTGCCGCCAGCATGCCCGAGATCAAGATCAACAATCCCGACTCCAGGCCCAGGCCCGAGCCCGTCACTACTATCATCGAAGAGGACGACGAAGAAGACAAGGAGTTAGAGAACGAAGGGTCTTTaaggaaaagaagaagcaacagagttaatagtaataatagaaggGTGCCAGAAGAAGAACAACAACGAcagcctcctcctccttcttccAAACAACCTGATCACGTGAcacatcaccaccaccactccTCCATGGCGCCGGACACTCAGAGTGGTGCTTGGGAGTACTTCTTCCCTTCCATGGAGAACATTGCCGGGACCAGCCTCAATGCGGCCGAAGAAGATGCTGTCCATAAGGTGcacgaaattgagaggaaggTGTTTGAGGAAAAGCCCAGCAGGGTTGTCCTTGAGGAAGATGAGGCTGTCACGCCTGTCAGGAAGGTTCAGGTTCCTGAGCCTGAACCCGAGCCCAAACCCCAGCCCGATCCAGAGCCCGAGCCTCTGAATGTGCCGGAGGAAATGATGGAGACGCCGGTGTCGATGAAGATGAAGCAGACGCCGAGTTCTGTGGATGGGAAGAGGATTGTTGTGCAACGTTCTGTGAATCTGCTGCAGATATTTGCTAACCTTGATGATCATTTTCTCAAGGCTTCTGAGGCTGCTCATGAGGTTTCAAAGATGCTTGAGGCCACGAGATTGCACTATCACTCCAATTTTGCGGATAATAGAG GACACATTGATCACTCTGCACGAGTCATGCGAGTTATTACATGGAACCGATCCTTTAAGGGAATACCTAATTTGGATGATGGGAAGGATGATTTTGACTCGGATGAGCATGAGACGCATGCCACCATCTTGGACAAGTTGTTAGCATGGGAGAAGAAACTCTACGATGAAGTTAAG gcTGGTGAACTAATGAAATTTGAGTACCAAAGAAAAGTTGCTGCACTTAATAAGCTGAAGAAAAGGGGCACGCACTCTGAAGCATTGGAGAAAGCAAAAGCAGTTGTCAGTCATTTGCATACAAGATACATTGTAGATATGCAATCCTTGGATTCAACAGTCTCCGAGATTAACCGATTACGTGATGAACAGTTGTATCCAAGACTTATTCAGCTTGTTGATGG GATGGCCACTATGTGGAAAACCATGCTAGAGCACCATGTGAAGCAATCAGATACTGTGACATCGCTAAGAAATTTAGATATTTCCCAGTCTCCTAAGACAACTAGTGAACACCATTATGACCGAACATACCAGCTAGTTCTTGTTGTGCAACAGTGGCATTCACACTTTGAGAAGCTTGTCAACCATCAAAAGGGATACATAAAGGCGCTAAACACTTGgttaaaattaaacatcatCCCTATTGAAAGCAATTTAAAGGAAAAGGTTTCTTCGCCTCCAAGAGTTAGAAGTCCACCCATACAAGGCCTTCTCAATGCATGGAATGACCGTCTTGATAAACTTCCTGATGAGCTTGCTAGGACTGCTATAGGAAACTTTGTTAATGTGATAGAGACTATTTACCATCagcaagaagaagaaatagCTTTGAAGAGGAAATGTGAGGATACACGAAAGGAGCTATCCCGCAAAACCAGGCAATTTGAAGATTGGTATAACAAGtatatgcaaaagaaaatacCAGATGAATACAATCCAGACAGGGCAGAAGATGCTAATGCTCCTGATGAAGTTGTTACAGAGAGGCAGTTTGCAGTTGAACTAGTGAAGAAGAGATTGGAAGATGAGGAAGAAGCCTATGCAAGGCAATGCCTCCAAGTGAGGCAAAAAACTTTGGGAAGTCTCAAAAATCGCATGCCAGAGCTCTTTAGGGCtatgtctgatttttctcttgAATGTTCCAGAATGTACAGTGAATTAAGGTCAATATCACAGCACCTAGGCCAGAGCTCATCATGA